One Halostella limicola genomic window carries:
- a CDS encoding aminoacyl--tRNA ligase-related protein translates to MRRSEAYLPTSREAGDHDREAVEIAHRAGLVERLGSGVYAFAPAGERVRRKVIRTLEREMEAIGGQRISLPQLQYRSAWERSGRWENFEDEMFTFENRDGADMCLAPSHEEGVVDLVDGRVRSYDDLPLLLYQVGAKHRDDHARNGLLRTKEFTMKDAYSLHADRDSLAEWYERVRDAYRRIFEALGVEFVVSEADDGVMGGTGSEEFVAPVDEGTCELLHCGAAGCRYGLTDEHPAFHDAAAGDDCPDCGGALKASEGIEVGHVFRLGTRYSEAMDLTVDLADGTRVHVEMGSYGIGVTRVVQTLIEQHADADGCWWPVTDQGSVAPFAASVIPLRYEGEVRAAADRIHEARDDVLLYDGDRTIGERFAESDLLGIPTKVVLGNRFLETGEVELESRDGETRYVDVETALETVGRERRL, encoded by the coding sequence GTGCGGCGTAGCGAGGCGTACCTCCCCACCAGCCGCGAGGCCGGCGACCACGATCGGGAGGCGGTCGAGATCGCGCACCGCGCCGGACTGGTCGAACGACTGGGAAGCGGCGTGTACGCGTTTGCCCCTGCTGGCGAGCGCGTCCGGCGGAAGGTGATCCGGACGCTCGAGCGCGAGATGGAGGCCATCGGCGGCCAGCGGATCAGCCTGCCCCAGTTGCAGTACCGGTCCGCCTGGGAGCGAAGCGGCCGGTGGGAGAACTTCGAGGACGAGATGTTCACCTTCGAGAACCGCGACGGGGCGGACATGTGTCTCGCGCCCTCCCACGAGGAGGGCGTCGTGGACCTCGTCGACGGCCGTGTGCGGTCGTACGACGACCTCCCCCTCCTGCTCTATCAGGTGGGCGCGAAGCACCGCGACGACCACGCCAGGAACGGCCTGCTCCGGACGAAGGAGTTCACGATGAAGGATGCTTACAGCCTCCACGCGGACCGCGACTCCCTGGCCGAGTGGTACGAGCGCGTCCGCGACGCCTACCGCCGGATCTTCGAGGCGCTCGGCGTCGAGTTCGTCGTGAGCGAGGCCGACGACGGCGTCATGGGCGGCACCGGCTCCGAGGAGTTCGTCGCGCCCGTCGACGAGGGGACCTGCGAACTGTTGCACTGCGGGGCCGCGGGCTGCCGGTACGGTCTCACCGACGAGCACCCCGCGTTCCACGACGCCGCGGCGGGCGACGACTGCCCCGACTGCGGCGGCGCGCTCAAGGCGAGCGAGGGCATCGAGGTCGGCCACGTCTTCCGGCTCGGGACGCGGTACTCCGAGGCGATGGACCTGACGGTCGATCTGGCCGACGGGACGCGGGTACACGTCGAGATGGGGAGTTACGGGATCGGCGTCACGCGGGTGGTCCAGACGCTGATCGAACAGCACGCCGACGCGGACGGCTGTTGGTGGCCCGTCACGGACCAGGGGAGCGTCGCGCCCTTCGCCGCGTCGGTGATCCCCCTGCGCTACGAGGGCGAGGTCCGGGCGGCCGCGGACCGGATCCACGAGGCCCGCGACGACGTCCTCCTGTACGACGGCGACCGGACCATCGGCGAGCGCTTCGCCGAGAGCGACCTGCTCGGGATCCCCACGAAGGTCGTGCTGGGGAACCGCTTCCTGGAGACCGGCGAGGTCGAACTGGAGTCCCGCGACGGCGAGACGCGGTACGTGGACGTCGAGACGGCGCTGGAGACGGTGGGCCGGGAGCGGCGACTGTAG